From the genome of Neodiprion pinetum isolate iyNeoPine1 chromosome 3, iyNeoPine1.2, whole genome shotgun sequence, one region includes:
- the HLH54F gene encoding transcription factor 23, protein MPRKRRASTASLQDIEDEDFCSEEKYGGGSSRDHIQDAMEGVRAPRNAANARERARMRVLSKAFCRLKTTLPWVPADTKLSKLDTLRLAATYIAHLRAVLRDEGESHPETTRSLSLALSWPFAIQGTGAPMLMNNNCTSGSSSTSSSPGGQYRNQQSPLDVQPNVHNHHHHHNHQPIHVRHNHEPQLPYY, encoded by the exons ATGCCTCGAAAACGACGCGCCTCGACGGCTTCGCTGCAGGACATCGAGGACGAAGATTTTTGTTCGGAAGAAAAGTACGGCGGAGGAAGCAGCAGGGATCACATTCAGGATGCTATGGAAGGCGTGAGAGCGCCGAGGAACGCGGCCAACGCAAGGGAACGGGCAAGGATGCGAGTTCTCAGCAAGGCTTTTTGCAGGCTGAAAACAACCCTTCCTTGGGTTCCGGCCGACACGAAACTCAGCAAACTGGACACCCTTAGGCTCGCCGCTACTTACATCGCCCACCTTCGCGCTGTTCTTCGGGACGAGGGCGAATCACATCCGGAAACCACCAGATCGCTGTCACTCGCATTG TCGTGGCCTTTCGCAATCCAAGGAACGGGGGCTCCGATGTTGATGAACAATAACTGCACGTCAGGATCATCATCGACTTCTTCATCGCCAGGAGGGCAATACCGAAACCAGCAATCGCCGCTGGACGTTCAGCCAAACGTGCATaatcatcaccatcatcataATCACCAGCCCATTCACGTTCGTCATAATCACGAACCACAGCTTCCTTACTATTGA